Proteins encoded by one window of Lathyrus oleraceus cultivar Zhongwan6 chromosome 1, CAAS_Psat_ZW6_1.0, whole genome shotgun sequence:
- the LOC127128762 gene encoding probable small nuclear ribonucleoprotein G, which yields MSRSGQPPDLKKYMDKQLQIKLNANRMIVGTLRGFDQFMNLVVGNTVEVNGNEKNDIGMMVIRGNNVVTVEALEPVNRSI from the coding sequence ATGAGCAGGTCAGGCCAGCCGCCGGATTTGAAGAAATACATGGACAAACAGCTTCAAATCAAGCTGAATGCAAATCGTATGATTGTTGGTACTCTTCGTGGGTTTGACCAGTTTATGAATTTGGTTGTTGGCAATACTGTTGAGGTTAATGGCAATGAGAAGAATGATATAGGGATGATGGTAATCCGTGGAAATAATGTGGTTACTGTAGAGGCACTTGAACCTGTAAACAGGAGCATCTGA